Proteins co-encoded in one Brassica oleracea var. oleracea cultivar TO1000 chromosome C4, BOL, whole genome shotgun sequence genomic window:
- the LOC106337140 gene encoding pentatricopeptide repeat-containing protein At1g02060, chloroplastic, whose amino-acid sequence MARGSGLHALFAPKPQRTESKLATSLARAINSSDQVESSLSSLQPLSLSTTTVLQTLRLITHPPRALRFFDYLSTTNAFSHNPHSFFLMLHLLSQSRSLNAARNFLFSIEKRSNGSVKLHPRFFNTLIKSYADAGLLHESLSLFHTMKKMGVSPSLVTFNTLLSILLKRGRTGMALDLFREMRRTYGVKPDCYTFNILINGFCKNSMVAQAFRVFKDMECVPDLVTYNTIIDGLCRAGKVNTAHNVLKGMVKRGVVEPNVVSYTTLVRGYCMNREVDKALALFREIDKPNAVSFNTLIKGLSEAQRFDEIKEVLRTSAFAPDRCTFNVLIKAHCDGGDLDEAMKVFGVMERPDSASYSVLIRALCLRQEFDRAERLFNELYDKGVLLEKGGSKPLAAAYNPMFEYLCANGKTKRAERVFRQLMKIGVQDPPSYGTLIMGHCREGGFKGGYELLVLMLRREFVPDFEIYELLIDGLLKTGEALLAHDVLQRMLRSSYLPVAATFHCVLGELVRREFANECFDLVRIMLEKGIRQSIDLSTDVVRLLFRSGQKDKAFLVVRLVYENGYVVKMEELIDFLCENRKLVDSAHRLVLFCLENNQMIDISRCNRVIEGLCKVKRHSEAFGLYNELVEIGKHQELSCHVVLRNALEAAGKLEEVHFVSKRMAMSDDSYGLKQRISS is encoded by the exons ATGGCTCGTGGTTCAGGACTTCATGCTTTGTTCGCCCCCAAGCCTCAACG GACCGAATCAAAACTCGCCACGTCCCTCGCACGTGCCATCAACTCATCAGACCAAGTCGAGTCATCACTCTCATCACTCCAACCCCTCTCCCTCTCGACAACCACCGTCCTCCAAACCCTCCGCCTCATCACCCACCCTCCCCGCGCTCTCCGCTTCTTCGACTACCTCTCCACCACCAACGCCTTCTCCCACAACCCCCACTCCTTCTTCCTCATGCTCCACCTCCTCTCCCAATCCCGCAGCCTCAACGCCGCCCGCAACTTCCTCTTCTCGATCGAGAAACGCTCCAACGGCTCCGTCAAGCTCCACCCTCGCTTCTTCAACACCTTGATCAAATCCTACGCCGACGCAGGCCTCCTCCACGAGTCTCTCTCCCTCTTCCACACCATGAAGAAGATGGGAGTCTCTCCTTCCCTCGTCACCTTCAACACTCTCCTCTCTATCCTCCTCAAACGCGGCAGAACCGGCATGGCGCTTGATCTCTTCCGCGAGATGCGCCGCACCTACGGCGTTAAACCGGATTGTTACACTTTCAACATCTTGATCAACGGGTTTTGCAAAAACTCTATGGTGGCCCAAGCCTTTAGAGTTTTTAAAGACATGGAGTGTGTTCCTGATCTTGTTACTTACAACACCATCATCGACGGGCTATGCAGAGCTGGCAAAGTTAATACAGCGCATAACGTGTTGAAAGGGATGGTTAAGAGAGGTGTGGTGGAGCCCAACGTTGTTAGTTACACCACTCTTGTGAGAGGGTACTGTATGAATCGTGAGGTTGATAAAGCTTTGGCTTTGTTCCGTGAGATTGATAAACCGAACGCTGTGAGTTTCAATACTCTGATCAAGGGACTCTCCGAGGCTCAGAGGTTTGATGAGATCAAGGAGGTTTTGAGAACTAGCGCGTTCGCTCCGGATAGATGCACTTTTAATGTTCTGATCAAAGCTCATTGCGATGGTGGAGATCTTGACGAAGCCATGAAGGTGTTTGGAGTGATGGAGCGTCCTGATTCGGCTTCTTACAGTGTTTTGATTCGCGCTCTTTGCTTAAGACAAGAGTTTGATAGAGCGGAGAGGCTGTTCAATGAGTTGTATGACAAGGGAGTGTTGTTGGAGAAGGGTGGATCGAAGCCTCTCGCCGCGGCGTATAACCCGATGTTTGAGTACTTATGCGCCAACGGGAAGACGAAGCGAGCTGAGAGAGTTTTCAGGCAGCTGATGAAGATAGGAGTGCAGGATCCGCCTTCTTACGGGACTTTGATCATGGGACACTGCAGAGAAGGTGGTTTCAAAGGTGGTTACGAGCTGTTGGTTCTGATGCTGAGGAGGGAGTTTGTGCCTGATTTTGAAATCTATGAGTTACTTATTGATGGGCTGTTGAAGACTGGTGAAGCTCTTCTCGCTCACGATGTCTTGCAAAGAATGCTGAGGAGCTCTTATCTTCCCGTTGCAGCCACTTTTCATTGTGTACTCGGAGAGCTTGTTAGAAGAGAGTTTGCTAACGAGTGTTTTGACTTGGTAAGGATAATGTTGGAGAAAGGAATAAGACAGAGCATTGATCTTTCGACGGATGTTGTCAGATTGCTGTTTAGAAGTGGTCAGAAGGATAAGGCGTTTTTGGTTGTTAGGTTGGTTTATGAGAACGGTTATGTGGTTAAGATGGAGGAGTTGATTGATTTCTTATGCGAGAATAGGAAACTAGTTGATTCAGCTCATAGGCTTGTGCTGTTTTGTCTGGAGAATAATCAGATGATAGATATCAGCAGATGCAACAGAGTCATAGAAGGGCTGTGTAAGGTTAAGAGACACTCTGAAGCGTTTGGTTTGTATAATGAATTGGTGGAAATAGGAAAACACCAGGAGCTTAGCTGCCATGTAGTTTTGAGAAACGCCTTGGAGGCTGCTGGGAAGTTGGAAGAAGTTCACTTTGTGTCAAAGAGGATGGCTATGTCAGATGATAGCTATGGACTAAAACAAAGGATATCATCTTAA
- the LOC106339153 gene encoding uncharacterized protein LOC106339153 has protein sequence MSEAGKSCEPQPATVLVDIPNKHLHVLNEIIKLVDPEMQPIIECINKVNGDTRRVRYASWMKRQLIPGFLKGKTWKDLIKRIMNIYGDEKHLVLFVDVCWAIVVAELIRALRQIDGRDADVNIRYSAQELIDFVDPVQRRVERKHAHYCYPLNLSKDVLGMLLITLHRLSSDISKTL, from the exons ATGTCAGAAGCTGGAAAAAGTTGTGAGCCTCAGCCAGCTACT GTACTTGTTGACATCCCCAATAAACATCTCCATGTACTCAATGAAATTATCAAGCTAGTTGATCCTGAAATGCAACC AATTATCGAGTGTATTAACAAAGTGAATGGAGATACCAGACGCGTGAGATATGCATCGTGGATGAAACGTCAG CTCATCCCGGGGTTCTTGAAGGGGAAGACGTGGAAAGATCTTATCAAGAGGATCATG AATATCTACGGTGATGAAAAACACTTGGTTCTGTTTGTAGATGTGTGCTGGGCTATCGTGGTGGCTGAACTAATCCGGGCTTTGAGACAGATTGATGGACGTGACGCAGACGTCAATATAAGATATTCAGCACAGGAATTGATTGACTTTGTGGACCCTGTGCAACGAAGAGTGGAGCGCAAGCATGCGCACTATTGTTACCCCTTGAATCTCAGCAAGGATGTCCTAGGGATGTTGCTGATTACACTCCATCGTCTCAGCTCGGATATATCAAAGACTTTGTGA
- the LOC106337005 gene encoding uncharacterized protein LOC106337005: MRQQRASNVHEDRCKDELVKRDMLDPPRYLQRAEDLRGKALSFGVLDWKQLEKRKDTASEGTKGACCSYASSYTASLELDLATGAVKRLDLDGRQDDVQGQCSSPVNVMELNQNSLEKPCLSVTSKKERHPSPPTRRFSFSQMRRSFSTKESSSSGPVFSSASHASAKSGPLTFNNSAITKPNGHSRTRPGPVMKPKTDKNVTLQVPSKPSNTRSHALLQFALRKGISLYQFVVDNNVLAATMKSLDSSRRSYTLNSVKEVKNKSGNWLGRNRNDHPFVHTIIGQIKTNADSATHRTESVLVGVETNEELAAAIVQTRNMTQKQNTTTTVILPSGTHTLPKDCNAPLKLLDRWESGGSCDCGGWDIGCKLRVLSNDHHTKSKPFSSFQLFGDQERGEPVFKMVRHDDELHSVEFGSSVSLLEAFFIALAVSSHQNWCEEEEGEAVLKRVTSTKYASNPPVSPIGRV; encoded by the exons ATGAGGCAACAAAGAGCCTCTAATGTTCATGAGGATAGATGTAAGGATGAGCTGGTGAAGCGTGATATGTTGGATCCGCCAAGGTATCTCCAAAGAGCTGAAGATCTCCGCGGAAAGGCGCTGAGTTTTGGAGTTTTGGATTGGAAACAGTTAGAAAAACGGAAGGATACTGCTTCAGAGGGAACCAAAGGAGCGTGTTGTAGCTATGCTTCTTCATACACTGCTTCGTTGGAACTAGATTTAGCAACAGGGGCTGTTAAAAGACTGGATCTAGATGGAAGACAAGATGATGTCCAAGGCCAGTGTTCAAGTCCGGTTAATGTAATGGAATTGAACCAAAACTCTTTAGAGAAACCATGTTTGTCTGTGACATCTAAAAAAGAAAGACATCCTTCTCCTCCCACTCGCCGGTTTAGTTTCAGTCAAATGAGAAGAAGTTTCAGTACTAAAGAAAGCTCATCCTCTGGTCCTGTGTTCTCAAGCGCATCTCATGCTTCAGCTAAATCAGGTCCGTTGACATTCAACAACTCGGCCATAACAAAACCAAATGGTCACAGCAGAACAAGACCAGGTCCTGTAATGAAACCAAAGACTGACAAGAATGTCACATTACAAGTTCCTTCAAAACCTTCCAACACAAGATCACACGCTCTTTTGCAGTTCGCTTTGAGAAAAGGTATCAGTTTATATCAGTTTGTGGTCGACAACAACGTTCTTGCTGCCACCATGAAGAGTTTAGATTCTTCTAGAAGGTCTTACACATTGAATTCAGTCAAAGAAGTAAAGAACAAGAGTGGGAACTGGTTAGGCCGCAACAGGAATGATCATCCGTTTGTACATACAATCATCGGTCAGATAAAGACTAATGCGGATTCAGCAACTCACAGAACAGAATCTGTTTTGGTCGGTGTTGAGACAAACGAAGAGCTTGCAGCAGCTATTGTTCAGACAAGAAACATGACTCAGAAGCAGAACACAACAACTACTGTTATACTCCCTAGTGGAACTCACACGCTTCCTAAAGACTGTAACGCCCCTCTGAAGTTGCTTGACCGGTGGGAATCTGGTGGATCATGCGACTGTGGTGGTTGGGACATTGGTTGCAAACTCCGTGTCCTCTCTAATGATCATCATACAAAGTCTAAACCTTTCTCAAGCTTTCAACTGTTTGGTGATCAG GAAAGAGGCGAGCCAGTATTCAAAATGGTGAGACACGACGATGAACTCCACTCAGTTGAGTTCGGATCATCGGTTTCTCTCTTGGAAGCTTTCTTTATTGCATTGGCAGTAAGCAGTCACCAGAACTGGTGTGAAGAGGAGGAGGGGGAAGCAGTGTTGAAGAGAGTAACATCAACCAAGTACGCATCAAACCCACCTGTTTCTCCAATAGGTCGGGTCTAG
- the LOC106340636 gene encoding type III polyketide synthase A — protein MSSSGMNCVEKQITTRRVANPGKATVLALGKAFPSQVVPQEHLVEGFLRDTKCDDPFIKEKLEHLCKTTTVKTRYTVLSREILDKYPELTTEGSPTIKQRLEIANEAVVEMALEASLGCIKEWGRQVEDITHIVYVSSSEIRLPGGDLYLSAKLGLKSDVNRVMLYFLGCYGGVTGLRVAKDIAENNPGSRVLLTTSETTILGFRPPNKARSYDLVGAALFGDGAAAVIIGADPLPSEAPFMELHYAVQQFVPGTQNVIDGRLTEEGINFKLGRDLPQKIEENIEEFCKKLMGKAGDDSMEFNDMFWTVHPGGPAILNRLETKLKLGREKLECSRRALVDYGNVSSNTILYVMEYMRDELKKKGDGALEWGLGLAFGPGITFEGLLLRSLASP, from the exons ATGTCTAGCTCTGGAATGAATTGTGTTGAGAAGCAAATCACCACAAGGCGTGTGGCAAATCCAGGAAAGGCAACAGTGCTTGCTCTTGGCAAAGCCTTCCCAAGCCAAGTGGTTCCTCAGGAGCATCTAGTGGAGGGGTTTCTACGTGACACCAAATGTGATGACCCCTTTATCAAAGAGAAGCTAGAACACTTGT GCAAAACCACAACTGTGAAGACACGCTACACGGTCTTGTCCCGAGAGATACTAGATAAGTACCCTGAGCTAACAACAGAAGGCTCACCAACAATCAAGCAAAGGCTAGAGATCGCGAACGAGGCGGTCGTGGAAATGGCACTTGAAGCAAGTTTGGGTTGCATCAAGGAATGGGGAAGGCAAGTGGAAGACATCACTCACATTGTCTACGTTTCCTCAAGCGAGATCCGCTTACCCGGCGGCGACCTTTACCTCTCAGCCAAGCTAGGCCTAAAGAGCGACGTGAACAGAGTAATGCTTTACTTTCTAGGCTGCTACGGAGGCGTAACAGGCCTCCGTGTCGCCAAAGACATAGCCGAGAACAACCCCGGAAGCCGTGTGCTCCTCACAACCTCTGAAACCACCATCCTCGGGTTCCGACCACCGAACAAAGCTCGCTCTTACGACCTGGTCGGGGCAGCTTTGTTCGGGGACGGTGCGGCTGCTGTGATCATAGGAGCAGATCCTTTACCCTCCGAAGCTCCTTTCATGGAGCTTCACTACGCTGTTCAGCAGTTTGTGCCTGGGACACAGAACGTGATCGACGGGAGATTAACGGAGGAAGGCATAAACTTCAAGCTGGGACGAGACCTACCTCAGAAGATAGAAGAGAACATAGAAGAGTTCTGTAAGAAGCTGATGGGAAAAGCTGGGGATGATTCTATGGAGTTTAATGACATGTTTTGGACCGTTCATCCGGGAGGGCCTGCGATTCTGAACCGTCTTGAGACGAAACTGAAGCTGGGGAGAGAGAAGCTGGAGTGCAGCAGAAGGGCGTTGGTGGATTATGGGAACGTGAGTAGTAACACTATATTGTATGTGATGGAGTATATGAGAGATGAGTTGAAGAAGAAAGGTGATGGTGCGCTAGAGTGGGGTCTTGGCTTAGCTTTTGGACCTGGAATCACCTTTGAAGGTCTTCTCCTCCGTAGCCTCGCATCTCCCTAA
- the LOC106339152 gene encoding glycine-rich cell wall structural protein-like: METFVIIIIAFASTFAVFIFLAVLTGSGINGGGGGDGGGGGDGGGGGDGGGEDGGGGDVELGGGGNGGGVGGDGGLTGGSDFGGHGGVWSHGGGGDGGFGGGGGGGGGFGGDGGGGGGGGGGGGGGGGGF; this comes from the coding sequence ATGGAGACTTTTGTAATCATCATCATAGCTTTCGCTTCTACTTTTGCTGTTTTTATATTTCTTGCGGTTTTGACTGGAAGCGGGATAAATGGTGGAGGTGGTGGCGACGGAGGAGGTGGTGGCGACGGAGGAGGAGGTGGGGATGGGGGAGGAGAGGATGGAGGCGGTGGGGATGTGGAGTTGGGTGGTGGAGGAAACGGAGGTGGCGTTGGCGGTGATGGAGGTTTAACAGGTGGTTCTGATTTTGGTGGCCATGGAGGGGTTTGGAGTCATGGTGGCGGAGGTGACGGAGGTTTTGGCGGTGGCGGCGGTGGAGGTGGTGGATTTGGTGGTGATGGAGGTGGTGGTGGTGGAGGAGGAGGAGGAGGCGGAGGAGGCGGAGGAGGTTTTTGA
- the LOC106340228 gene encoding non-specific lipid-transfer protein 1-like: protein MKCCKLTALALMNLLITLVSIEAAGECGRMPIGQAAASLSPCLPATKNPRGKVPPVCCAKVGALIRTNPRCLCAVMLSPLAKNAGINPGVAIAIPKRCNIRNRPAGKRCGRYIVP, encoded by the exons ATGAAGTGTTGTAAGCTTACTGCATTGGCTTTGATGAATCTTCTAATCACATTGGTTTCCATTGAAGCGGCTGGTGAGTGTGGTCGCATGCCCATTGGTCAAGCCGCGGCTAGCTTAAGCCCGTGTTTGCCTGCTACAAAGAACCCGAGGGGTAAGGTTCCACCGGTTTGCTGTGCCAAAGTGGGTGCTCTCATCAGAACCAACCCTCGTTGTCTTTGTGCTGTCATGCTTTCTCCTTTGGCCAAAAACGCTGGAATCAATCCTGGAGTCGCAATCGCTATTCCCAAACGTTGTAACATCCGCAACCGCCCAGCTGGCAAGCGATGTGGAC GTTACATTGTTCCATGA
- the LOC106339591 gene encoding mitochondrial substrate carrier family protein B-like produces MNIDARVSSAVDGAQSALNSAAAVRTTVADAGALSLSQKQPPQPRFGTVENLLAGGIAGAFSKTCTAPLARLTILFQLQGMQSEAAVLSKPGLWREASRIVNEEGVRAFWKGNMVTVAHRLPYSALNFYAYEKYNKFFYSNPILQSYLGNGSSSPFVHFVSGGLAGITAASATYPLDLVRTRLAAQRNTMYYQGIGHAFRTICREEGLLGLYKGLGATMLGVGPTLAINFATYESLKSFWLSHRPVDSTLIISLGCGSLAGVASSTATFPLDLVRRRKQVEGAGGRARVYNTGLFGTFKHIFKSEGMRGLYRGLLPEYYKVVPGVGITFMVYESLKTLLCPPPAP; encoded by the exons ATGAACATTGACGCTAGAGTCAGCTCGGCGGTTGACGGAGCACAGAGCGCTCTCAATTCCGCCGCCGCCGTGCGCACCACCGTCGCAGACGCCGGAGCCTTGAGTTTATCACAGAAACAGCCCCCTCAGCCGCGTTTCGGCACCGTCGAGAATCTCCTCGCCGGAGGTATCGCCGGCGCCTTCAGCAAGACGTGCACCGCTCCTCTAGCTCGCCTCACAATCCTCTTTCAG CTGCAAGGAATGCAGTCAGAAGCTGCCGTGTTGAGCAAGCCGGGTTTGTGGCGTGAAGCTTCTCGTATCGTCAACGAGGAAGGAGTTAGAGCCTTTTGGAAAGGGAACATGGTTACAGTAGCGCACAGGCTTCCTTATTCGGCGTTGAACTTCTATGCATATGAGAAATATAACAAA TTTTTCTATTCGAATCCAATCTTACAGAGCTATTTAGGGAATGGGAGTAGCAGCCCTTTTGTTCACTTTGTTAGCGGTGGCTTGGCTGGAATTACAGCTGCTTCTGCTACGTATCCTCTTGATCTTGTTAGGACACGTCTTGCTGCACAG AGAAATACAATGTACTACCAGGGTATTGGTCATGCTTTCCGTACCATATGTAGAGAAGAGGGCCTTTTGGGTTTGTACAAAGGACTTGGTGCTACTATGTTG GGTGTTGGGCCAACGCTTGCAATCAACTTTGCTACGTATGAGTCTCTGAAATCATTTTGGCTATCTCATAGGCCAGTTGATTCAACATTGATTATTAGTCTTGGTTGTGGAAGTCTAGCTGGAGTTGCTTCTTCTACAG CTACGTTTCCATTGGATCTTGTGAGAAGGAGAAAGCAAGTGGAAGGAGCTGGTGGAAGAGCGAGAGTGTACAACACGGGGCTTTTCGGAACATTCAAACACATATTCAAGTCAGAAGGCATGAGAGGGCTGTACAGAGGATTATTGCCTGAATATTACAAAGTGGTTCCAGGCGTTGGCATCACTTTCATGGTATACGAGAGCTTGAAAACTCTCTTATGTCCTCCTCCTGCCCCTTAG
- the LOC106337058 gene encoding phosphatidylinositol:ceramide inositolphosphotransferase 2 gives MTLYIRRESSKLWKRFCSEITTEIGLLAENWKYLVAGIICQYIHGLAAKGVHYIHRPGPTLQDLGFFLLPELGQERSYISETVFTSVFVSFFLWTFHPFILKSKKIYTVLIWCRVLAFLVACQFLRVITFYSTQLPGPNYHCREGSKVARMPWPKNPLEVLEINPHGVMYGCGDLIFSSHMIFTLVFVLTYQKYGTKRFIKLFGWLTAFVQSLLIIASRKHYTVDVVVAWYTVNLVVFCLDKKLPELPDRTTVLLPVISKDRTKEENHKLLNGNGVDPADWRPRAQVNGKIDSNGVHSDNSINGA, from the exons ATGACGCTTTACATTCGTCGCGAATCTTCCAAG CTGTGGAAGAGATTTTGCTCGGAGATAACGACGGAGATCGGACTCCTCGCTGAGAACTGGAAGTACCTTGTCGCTGGTATTATCTGTCAG TACATTCATGGTTTAGCTGCTAAAGGAGTTCATTATATTCATCGCCCTGGACCCACTCTCCAGGATCTTGGCTTCTTTCTTCTCCCG GAGCTTGGTCAAGAGAGAAGCTACATAAGTGAAACCGTCTTCACTAGTGTATTTGTTTCTTTCTTCCTG TGGACTTTCCATCCATTCATCCTGAAAAGCAAAAAGATATACACCGTCTTGATATGGTGCAGAGTTCTTGCATTCTTAGTT GCCTGCCAGTTTCTCCGTGTTATAACATTCTATTCAACTCAGCTTCCTGGCCCAAACTACCACTGTCGTGAG GGCTCTAAAGTTGCCAGGATGCCATGGCCTAAAAACCCTCTTGAGGTTCTCGAGATTAACC CTCATGGGGTGATGTACGGATGTGGAGACTTGATTTTCTCATCGCATATGATCTTCACGCTTGTCTTTGTCCTCACTTACCAGAAGTACGGCACCAAAAG GTTCATAAAGCTGTTTGGGTGGCTCACTGCTTTCGTGCAGAGCCTCTTGATCATTGCCTCCCGTAAACATTACACTGTCGATGTCGTTGTTGCATGGTATACTGTGAACTTGGTGGTGTTCTGTCTAGACAAGAAATTGCCAG AGTTACCAGATCGGACTACGGTGTTGCTTCCTGTAATCTCAAAGGACAGAACGAAAGAAGAGAACCACAAGCTGTTGAATGGGAATGGTGTTGATCCTGCTGACTGG AGACCAAGGGCTCAAGTGAACGGGAAGATAGATAGCAACGGAGTTCACTCTGATAACTCGATCAATGGCGCATGA
- the LOC106341030 gene encoding protein MIZU-KUSSEI 1-like produces MTKLDVLRRYLLPCVSPPTNPTAAPPSTGPVSKKRLSTSLRDDIDVQDSASSSASSSEATSFAAAVDSDSDYLSVATQPPRPSKTMVIGTLFGRRKGHVWFCVQHDRLSVKPLLLLELSIATSQLVHEMGSGLVRVALECPTRPELKSCLLRSVPVWTMFCNGRKLGFAVRRRAKDETRVMLKKLESMTVGAGVLPSGSGSGEADLDEVMYMRANYEHVVGSSDSESFHLINPDANSAQELSIFLLRTSA; encoded by the coding sequence ATGACGAAGCTCGACGTTCTCCGTCGCTACCTCCTCCCGTGCGTCTCACCTCCGACGAATCCAACCGCCGCGCCGCCATCCACCGGACCAGTCTCCAAGAAACGTCTCAGCACTTCCCTCAGAGACGACATCGACGTCCAAGACTCCGCTTCTTCCTCCGCCTCTTCCTCCGAGGCCACATCCTTCGCCGCCGCCGTTGATTCCGACTCCGACTACCTCTCCGTCGCGACGCAGCCGCCGAGACCCTCGAAGACGATGGTCATCGGTACGCTATTCGGGAGGAGAAAGGGACACGTGTGGTTCTGCGTGCAGCACGACCGTCTCTCCGTTAAACCTCTCCTCCTCCTCGAGCTCTCCATCGCGACGAGCCAGCTTGTTCACGAGATGGGTTCTGGTCTCGTTCGCGTCGCTCTTGAGTGTCCCACCCGGCCTGAGTTGAAGTCTTGCCTCTTGAGATCAGTGCCGGTTTGGACCATGTTCTGCAACGGGAGGAAGCTAGGGTTTGCTGTGAGGAGGAGAGCCAAGGACGAGACGAGAGTGATGTTGAAGAAGCTTGAGTCGATGACTGTTGGTGCGGGCGTGTTGCCGTCGGGTTCCGGGTCGGGGGAAGCGGATCTTGACGAGGTTATGTATATGAGAGCGAACTACGAGCATGTTGTTGGAAGCTCTGACTCCGAGTCGTTTCATCTCATCAACCCGGATGCTAACTCGGCTCAAGAACTCAGCATCTTCTTGCTCAGAACCTCTGCCTAA